Proteins from a single region of Clupea harengus chromosome 5, Ch_v2.0.2, whole genome shotgun sequence:
- the LOC105909843 gene encoding band 4.1-like protein 1 isoform X4 has translation MTTETGPESEVGLHDSASDGKMAKQDQDSKLHDDHRDDASERTTPGKMAKSPQKSGKRSKTAPFKVTLLDSSEYEGAIEKNARGQALLDMMCEHLNLLEKDYFGLIFSDSDSQKNWLDPSKEIKKQMRTSPWQFAFAVKFYPPDPAQLIEDITRYYLCLQLRDDILSGRLPCSFVTHALLGSYAVQAELGDYDHDEHSSDYVSDFRFAPNQTRELEERVMELHRNYSRGMTPAEAEINFLENAKKLSMYGVDLHHAKDSEGIDIMLGVCANGLLIYRDRLRINRFAWPKILKISYKRSNFYIKIRPGEYEQFESTIGFKLPNHRAAKKLWKVCIEHHTFFRLVSPEPPPKGFLVMGSKFRYSGRTQAQTRQAGALIDRPAPHFERSTSKRYLLSRSLDGEFSRPVSGLSHDQDGMSHRSVSELPRSPSGDDLDHRTELSTDQELDTEYEQDLVLDPLDQDPDSVTTPTKRKEIKEDDEATLEAQQEFMDKSEDFLLKHQASINELKRALKEPNSKLTTREKRLSGGSPGGTPEKKADVGCAGGMDASNVTSLEGFTQKTLVTSPEGSEEWVLIEKQDDCQPDNYQKVDSKDKPNRSSLSEASDPGLERKKESEKEITKMIHIEVTGEDGEEMQVQMDCFPSPKLPPRDESKESSKESSLKNNNNCIMAELSAKIKGESKEEESQSEAPPEADNWPRNEKSPVPAQAAEHQSHQVCREKRPLSLNLGMSTEFVYEKETDSPSGKDESEVSDEENASVGEEDDQADLHESPFRIQMKREPVAMKMNISMNDEDTSVTAPASQVQNKNRVTDECKSNITRGSLMFDESKKQGENLTKTKRGEDTTCVDSVKGAADVGGRMEIVSQKEVTKMIMIDSEDNVGHNANKLTNDWTVNISRRDRPRSYMFEEVQSDKAQKRKSTGSAHVEITRIVPLKPERSKSSSYRDEVDNSFKADEECKRLSSSFKREFIPVNELPEQSTDINRNDIWPSSFAERPSASSPVLTNPYPVGSPKSPTMMGHSVFQSWEEQFQPKERTFGDDLATRLHGTGGSRDDPFQFDQGAAGAPPFSPRAAGYNKNAPPTPPVKTKKARESGLILRNSRNPGKDPGVDGAAERRHAEPLSTPAINEEQLAEAKREPWDRRPISASDLEEQERDREHERESVFMKDALLGIERKCSSMTVSSTSSLEAEVDFTVITDLHPGTEEFSRGLSELAERGGGGEGQPEVGCDDFEETSHFYSARLMGQDKPPVEQRPLEERGHHEVDAPPVARKDPNAVSIAHSLRRAEVKEEPHSNGAEVPPTIIDISEQQTQGEVNCMETKFSSTDDTQPQEGDMSQEDHGDKEAPPPSRENGSPVKAGSLGRDSAVSPLTVTTENVTSATTTQVTKTVKGGYSETRIEKRIIITGDDDVDQDQALAMAIQEAKQQHPDMLVTKAVVVRETESSEEKHRTPEVS, from the exons ATGACGACTGAGACCGGTCCGGAGTCAGAAGTGGGCTTGCATGACTCTGCTTCAGATGGCAAGATGGCCAAACAG GACCAGGACAGCAAACTTCACGACGACCATCGAGACGATGCCTCAGAGAGGACGACTCCTGGCAAGATGGCCAAATCCCCGCAGAAATCTGGCAAGCGGTCCAAGACCGCTCCCTTCAAGGTGACTCTGTTGGACAGTTCGGAGTATGAAGGTGCCATCGAA AAGAACGCTCGTGGACAGGCTCTGCTGGACATGATGTGTGAACACTTAAACCTCCTGGAGAAGGACTACTTCGGCCTTATCTTCAGTGACTCAGATAGTCAGAAG aactGGCTGGACCCCTCCAAAGAAATCAAGAAGCAGATGCGCA cCTCCCCCTGGCAGTTTGCCTTTGCGGTTAAATTCTACCCACCAGACCCTGCCCAGCTTATTGAAGACATCACCAG ATATTACCTGTGTCTGCAGCTGAGGGATGACATCCTCTCTGGCCGGCTCCCCTGCTCCTTCGTCACACACGCGCTGCTGGGCTCCTACGCGGTGCAGGCGGAGCTGGGTGACTACGACCATGACGAGCACAGCTCCGACTACGTCAGCGACTTCCGCTTCGCCCCCAACCAGACtcgagagctggaggagagggtgatggagCTGCATAGAAACTACAG CAGGGGGATGACTCCTGCAGAGGCCGAGATCAACTTCCTGGAGAACGCCAAGAAGCTGTCCATGTATGGAGTGGACCTCCACCACGCCAAG GACTCCGAGGGGATTGACATCATGCTTGGCGTGTGTGCCAACGGCCTGCTGATATACCGGGACCGGCTCCGTATCAATCGATTCGCCTGGCCAAAGATCCTCAAGATCTCCTACAAGAGGAGCAACTTTTACATAAAGATCCGACCAGGCGAG TATGAGCAGTTTGAGAGCACCATCGGCTTCAAGCTGCCCAACCACAGGGCCGCCAAGAAGCTCTGGAAGGTTTGCATAGAGCATCACACCTTCTTCAG GTTAGTGTCCCCAGAGCCGCCACCCAAAGGCTTCCTGGTCATGGGCTCAAAGTTCCGGTACAGCGGACGGACGCAAGCCCAGACGAGGCAGGCCGGCGCCCTGATCGACCGCCCCGCACCTCACTTTGAGCGCTCCACCAGCAAGAGGTACCTGCTCTCCCGGAGCCTGGATGGAG AGTTCTCCCGGCCTGTGTCTGGTCTGAGTCACGACCAGGACGGCATGTCGCATCGCAGCGTCAGCGAGCTCCCGCGCTCGCCCTCCGGAGACGACCTGGACCACAGGACCGAGCTGAGTACGGACCAGGAGCTGGACACCGAGTACGAGCAGGACCTGGTCCTGGACCCGCTGGACCAGGACCCTGACAGCGTCACCACGCCAACCAAGAGGAAGGAGATTAAG GAGGATGACGAAGCAACTCTAGAGGCTCAACAGGAG TTCATGGATAAGTCGGAAGATTTTCTCCTGAAGCACCAGGCCAGCATCAATGAGCTGAAGCGAGCTCTGAAGGAGCCTAACAGCAAGCTGACGACCCGGGAGAAGCGGCTGTCAGGGGGCTCCCCAGGAGGCACGCCCGAGAAGAAGGCT GATGTGGGGTGTGCGGGGGGCATGGATGCCAGTAACGTCACATCTCTGGAGGGCTTCACGCAGAAGACCCTGGTGACTTCTCCTGAG GGCTCTGAGGAATGGGTATTGATTGAAAAGCAGGATGATTGCCAGCCAGACAATTACCAAAAGGTGGACAGCAAGGATAAGCCTAATAGAAGTTCACTTTCTGAAGCCTCGGATCCCGgcttggagagaaagaaagagtccGAAAAAGAGATCACCAAAATGATACATATCGAAGTAACTGGGGAGGATGGTGAGGAGATGCAAGTCCAGATGGATTGTTTCCCATCCCCAAAGCTGCCGCCAAGAGACGAGAGCAAAGAGTCGAGCAAAGAGTCAAGcctgaagaacaacaacaactgcaTCATGGCGGAGTTGTCTGCCAAAATCAAAGGTGAGTCGAAGGAAGAGGAATCACAGAGCGAAGCTCCACCGGAGGCGGACAACTGGCCCAGAAATGAGAAATCCCCTGTCCCGGCTCAAGCAGCCGAGCATCAGTCACACCAGGTCTGCAGGGAGAAGAGACCTCTCAGTCTGAACTTAGGCATGTCGACCGAGTTTGTGTACGAGAAAGAGACGGATAGTCCAAGTGGCAAAGACGAGAGCGAAGTGTCCGACGAGGAAAACGCATCAGTGGGTGAGGAAGATGATCAGGCCGACCTCCACGAGAGCCCATTTAGGATACAGATGAAAAGGGAGCCTGTGGCTATGAAGATGAACATTAGTATGAATGATGAGGACACATCAGTGACTGCTCCCGCTTCACAggtccaaaacaaaaacagggtAACAGATGAATGCAAGAGCAACATTACTCGGGGAAGTCTCATGTTTGATGAGTcgaagaaacagggagagaatctgacaaaaacaaagagaggggaagacacaACTTGCGTAGATTCGGTCAAAGGAGCGGCGGATGTTGGAGGACGAATGGAGATCGTCTCGCAGAAGGAAGTCACAAAAATGATCATGATTGACAGCGAGGACAACGTAGGGCACAATGCGAACAAACTGACGAACGACTGGACGGTGAACATTTCACGGAGAGACAGGCCCAGGTCGTACATGTTTGAAGAGGTTCAGTCCGACAAAGCCCAGAAGAGGAAATCTACAGGCTCCGCTCATGTCGAAATCACACGGATCGTTCCACTGAAACCCGAGAGGTCCAAGAGTTCCTCTTACCGAGACGAGGTAGACAACAGCTTCAAAGCGGATGAAGAGTGCAAACGACTCAGCAGTAGCTTTAAAAGAGAGTTCATTCCAGTGAACGAACTACCAGAACAATCCACCGACATCAATAGGAACGACATCTGGCCTTCCAGTTTTGCAGAGAGGCCCTCTGCTTCCAGCCCCGTTCTGACCAATCCATATCCAGTAGGGTCACCTAAGTCCCCGACCATGATGGGTCACTCCGTCTTTCAGAGCTGGGAGGAGCAGTTCCAACCAAAGGAGAGAACTTTTGGGGACGACCTTGCAACAAGACTGCACGGGACGGGCGGCTCGAGGGACGACCCGTTTCAGTTTGACCAAGGTGCTGCTGGGGCCCCACCTTTCAGCCCAAGGGCCGCTGGATACAACAAGAATGCTCCTCCGACCCCCCCGGTCAAAACGAAGAAGGCCCGGGAGTCTGGGCTCATTCTCCGCAACAGCCGCAACCCCGGCAAGGACCCTGGAGTAGACGGAGCAGCCGAGAGGAGACATGCG GAGCCTCTGTCTACCCCTGCGATCAATGAAGAACAGCTAGCTGAGGCTAAG AGGGAACCCTGGGATAGGCGACCGATCTCGGCCTCCGacctggaggagcaggagcgtGACCGCGAGCATGAGCGCGAGTCGGTCTTCATGAAGGACGCGCTCCTAGGCATCGAGCGGAAGTGCTCCAGCATGACGGTCAGCTCCACGTCCAGCCTGGAGGCGGAGGTGGACTTCACCGTCATCACCGACCTCCACCCGGGCACGGAGGAGTTCTCGCGGGGCTTGAGTGAGCTGGCTGAgaggggcggaggaggagaggggcagccGGAGGTGGGCTGTGATGACTTTGAGGAAACGTCTCATTTCTACTCTGCCCGCCTGATGGGGCAGGATAAGCCCCCTGTAGAACAGCGCCCcctagaggagagaggacaccaCGAGGTAGACGCT CCTCCTGTGGCAAGGAAAGACCCTAATGCTGTGAGCATCGCCCACTCGCTGCGGAGGGCTGAGGTCAAAGAGGAGCCCCATTCCAATGGTGCAGAAGTGCCCCCCACCATCATAGACATCTCAGAACAG CAAACACAAGGTGAAGTCAACTGCATGGAGACAAAGTTCTCCAGCACTGACGACACTCAACCACAAGAGGGCGACATG AGCCAGGAGGATCACGGAGACAAGGAGGCTCCTCCACCTAGCAGAGAGAATGGGTCTCCA GTAAAAGCAGGCTCTCTAGGGAGAGACTCCGCAGTGTCCCCTCTCACTGTCACCACGGAAAATGTTACCTCAGCAACCACCACCCAAGTAACCAAG ACAGTGAAAGGGGGTTACTCAGAGACCAGGATTGAGAAAAGGATAATAATCACAGGAGATGATGACGTTGACCAAGATCAG GCACTCGCCATGGCGATCCAGGAAGCCAAGCAGCAGCACCCTGATATGCTGGTGACAAAGGCGGTGGTTGTTAGGGAAACAGAATCTTCAGAGGAGAAACACAGGACGCCGGAGGTGAGTTAA
- the LOC105909843 gene encoding band 4.1-like protein 2 isoform X8 — MTTETGPESEVGLHDSASDGKMAKQDQDSKLHDDHRDDASERTTPGKMAKSPQKSGKRSKTAPFKVTLLDSSEYEGAIEKNARGQALLDMMCEHLNLLEKDYFGLIFSDSDSQKNWLDPSKEIKKQMRTSPWQFAFAVKFYPPDPAQLIEDITRYYLCLQLRDDILSGRLPCSFVTHALLGSYAVQAELGDYDHDEHSSDYVSDFRFAPNQTRELEERVMELHRNYSRGMTPAEAEINFLENAKKLSMYGVDLHHAKDSEGIDIMLGVCANGLLIYRDRLRINRFAWPKILKISYKRSNFYIKIRPGEYEQFESTIGFKLPNHRAAKKLWKVCIEHHTFFRLVSPEPPPKGFLVMGSKFRYSGRTQAQTRQAGALIDRPAPHFERSTSKRYLLSRSLDGEFSRPVSGLSHDQDGMSHRSVSELPRSPSGDDLDHRTELSTDQELDTEYEQDLVLDPLDQDPDSVTTPTKRKEIKEDDEATLEAQQEQELESTPRHHQEFMDKSEDFLLKHQASINELKRALKEPNSKLTTREKRLSGGSPGGTPEKKADVGCAGGMDASNVTSLEGFTQKTLVTSPEGSEEWVLIEKQDDCQPDNYQKVDSKDKPNRSSLSEASDPGLERKKESEKEITKMIHIEVTGEDGEEMQVQMDCFPSPKLPPRDESKESSKESSLKNNNNCIMAELSAKIKGESKEEESQSEAPPEADNWPRNEKSPVPAQAAEHQSHQVCREKRPLSLNLGMSTEFVYEKETDSPSGKDESEVSDEENASVGEEDDQADLHESPFRIQMKREPVAMKMNISMNDEDTSVTAPASQVQNKNRVTDECKSNITRGSLMFDESKKQGENLTKTKRGEDTTCVDSVKGAADVGGRMEIVSQKEVTKMIMIDSEDNVGHNANKLTNDWTVNISRRDRPRSYMFEEVQSDKAQKRKSTGSAHVEITRIVPLKPERSKSSSYRDEVDNSFKADEECKRLSSSFKREFIPVNELPEQSTDINRNDIWPSSFAERPSASSPVLTNPYPVGSPKSPTMMGHSVFQSWEEQFQPKERTFGDDLATRLHGTGGSRDDPFQFDQGAAGAPPFSPRAAGYNKNAPPTPPVKTKKARESGLILRNSRNPGKDPGVDGAAERRHAEPLSTPAINEEQLAEAKPPVARKDPNAVSIAHSLRRAEVKEEPHSNGAEVPPTIIDISEQQTQGEVNCMETKFSSTDDTQPQEGDMSQEDHGDKEAPPPSRENGSPVKAGSLGRDSAVSPLTVTTENVTSATTTQVTKTVKGGYSETRIEKRIIITGDDDVDQDQALAMAIQEAKQQHPDMLVTKAVVVRETESSEEKHRTPEVS; from the exons ATGACGACTGAGACCGGTCCGGAGTCAGAAGTGGGCTTGCATGACTCTGCTTCAGATGGCAAGATGGCCAAACAG GACCAGGACAGCAAACTTCACGACGACCATCGAGACGATGCCTCAGAGAGGACGACTCCTGGCAAGATGGCCAAATCCCCGCAGAAATCTGGCAAGCGGTCCAAGACCGCTCCCTTCAAGGTGACTCTGTTGGACAGTTCGGAGTATGAAGGTGCCATCGAA AAGAACGCTCGTGGACAGGCTCTGCTGGACATGATGTGTGAACACTTAAACCTCCTGGAGAAGGACTACTTCGGCCTTATCTTCAGTGACTCAGATAGTCAGAAG aactGGCTGGACCCCTCCAAAGAAATCAAGAAGCAGATGCGCA cCTCCCCCTGGCAGTTTGCCTTTGCGGTTAAATTCTACCCACCAGACCCTGCCCAGCTTATTGAAGACATCACCAG ATATTACCTGTGTCTGCAGCTGAGGGATGACATCCTCTCTGGCCGGCTCCCCTGCTCCTTCGTCACACACGCGCTGCTGGGCTCCTACGCGGTGCAGGCGGAGCTGGGTGACTACGACCATGACGAGCACAGCTCCGACTACGTCAGCGACTTCCGCTTCGCCCCCAACCAGACtcgagagctggaggagagggtgatggagCTGCATAGAAACTACAG CAGGGGGATGACTCCTGCAGAGGCCGAGATCAACTTCCTGGAGAACGCCAAGAAGCTGTCCATGTATGGAGTGGACCTCCACCACGCCAAG GACTCCGAGGGGATTGACATCATGCTTGGCGTGTGTGCCAACGGCCTGCTGATATACCGGGACCGGCTCCGTATCAATCGATTCGCCTGGCCAAAGATCCTCAAGATCTCCTACAAGAGGAGCAACTTTTACATAAAGATCCGACCAGGCGAG TATGAGCAGTTTGAGAGCACCATCGGCTTCAAGCTGCCCAACCACAGGGCCGCCAAGAAGCTCTGGAAGGTTTGCATAGAGCATCACACCTTCTTCAG GTTAGTGTCCCCAGAGCCGCCACCCAAAGGCTTCCTGGTCATGGGCTCAAAGTTCCGGTACAGCGGACGGACGCAAGCCCAGACGAGGCAGGCCGGCGCCCTGATCGACCGCCCCGCACCTCACTTTGAGCGCTCCACCAGCAAGAGGTACCTGCTCTCCCGGAGCCTGGATGGAG AGTTCTCCCGGCCTGTGTCTGGTCTGAGTCACGACCAGGACGGCATGTCGCATCGCAGCGTCAGCGAGCTCCCGCGCTCGCCCTCCGGAGACGACCTGGACCACAGGACCGAGCTGAGTACGGACCAGGAGCTGGACACCGAGTACGAGCAGGACCTGGTCCTGGACCCGCTGGACCAGGACCCTGACAGCGTCACCACGCCAACCAAGAGGAAGGAGATTAAG GAGGATGACGAAGCAACTCTAGAGGCTCAACAGGAG CAGGAGCTGGAGTCTACTCCACGCCACCATCAGGAG TTCATGGATAAGTCGGAAGATTTTCTCCTGAAGCACCAGGCCAGCATCAATGAGCTGAAGCGAGCTCTGAAGGAGCCTAACAGCAAGCTGACGACCCGGGAGAAGCGGCTGTCAGGGGGCTCCCCAGGAGGCACGCCCGAGAAGAAGGCT GATGTGGGGTGTGCGGGGGGCATGGATGCCAGTAACGTCACATCTCTGGAGGGCTTCACGCAGAAGACCCTGGTGACTTCTCCTGAG GGCTCTGAGGAATGGGTATTGATTGAAAAGCAGGATGATTGCCAGCCAGACAATTACCAAAAGGTGGACAGCAAGGATAAGCCTAATAGAAGTTCACTTTCTGAAGCCTCGGATCCCGgcttggagagaaagaaagagtccGAAAAAGAGATCACCAAAATGATACATATCGAAGTAACTGGGGAGGATGGTGAGGAGATGCAAGTCCAGATGGATTGTTTCCCATCCCCAAAGCTGCCGCCAAGAGACGAGAGCAAAGAGTCGAGCAAAGAGTCAAGcctgaagaacaacaacaactgcaTCATGGCGGAGTTGTCTGCCAAAATCAAAGGTGAGTCGAAGGAAGAGGAATCACAGAGCGAAGCTCCACCGGAGGCGGACAACTGGCCCAGAAATGAGAAATCCCCTGTCCCGGCTCAAGCAGCCGAGCATCAGTCACACCAGGTCTGCAGGGAGAAGAGACCTCTCAGTCTGAACTTAGGCATGTCGACCGAGTTTGTGTACGAGAAAGAGACGGATAGTCCAAGTGGCAAAGACGAGAGCGAAGTGTCCGACGAGGAAAACGCATCAGTGGGTGAGGAAGATGATCAGGCCGACCTCCACGAGAGCCCATTTAGGATACAGATGAAAAGGGAGCCTGTGGCTATGAAGATGAACATTAGTATGAATGATGAGGACACATCAGTGACTGCTCCCGCTTCACAggtccaaaacaaaaacagggtAACAGATGAATGCAAGAGCAACATTACTCGGGGAAGTCTCATGTTTGATGAGTcgaagaaacagggagagaatctgacaaaaacaaagagaggggaagacacaACTTGCGTAGATTCGGTCAAAGGAGCGGCGGATGTTGGAGGACGAATGGAGATCGTCTCGCAGAAGGAAGTCACAAAAATGATCATGATTGACAGCGAGGACAACGTAGGGCACAATGCGAACAAACTGACGAACGACTGGACGGTGAACATTTCACGGAGAGACAGGCCCAGGTCGTACATGTTTGAAGAGGTTCAGTCCGACAAAGCCCAGAAGAGGAAATCTACAGGCTCCGCTCATGTCGAAATCACACGGATCGTTCCACTGAAACCCGAGAGGTCCAAGAGTTCCTCTTACCGAGACGAGGTAGACAACAGCTTCAAAGCGGATGAAGAGTGCAAACGACTCAGCAGTAGCTTTAAAAGAGAGTTCATTCCAGTGAACGAACTACCAGAACAATCCACCGACATCAATAGGAACGACATCTGGCCTTCCAGTTTTGCAGAGAGGCCCTCTGCTTCCAGCCCCGTTCTGACCAATCCATATCCAGTAGGGTCACCTAAGTCCCCGACCATGATGGGTCACTCCGTCTTTCAGAGCTGGGAGGAGCAGTTCCAACCAAAGGAGAGAACTTTTGGGGACGACCTTGCAACAAGACTGCACGGGACGGGCGGCTCGAGGGACGACCCGTTTCAGTTTGACCAAGGTGCTGCTGGGGCCCCACCTTTCAGCCCAAGGGCCGCTGGATACAACAAGAATGCTCCTCCGACCCCCCCGGTCAAAACGAAGAAGGCCCGGGAGTCTGGGCTCATTCTCCGCAACAGCCGCAACCCCGGCAAGGACCCTGGAGTAGACGGAGCAGCCGAGAGGAGACATGCG GAGCCTCTGTCTACCCCTGCGATCAATGAAGAACAGCTAGCTGAGGCTAAG CCTCCTGTGGCAAGGAAAGACCCTAATGCTGTGAGCATCGCCCACTCGCTGCGGAGGGCTGAGGTCAAAGAGGAGCCCCATTCCAATGGTGCAGAAGTGCCCCCCACCATCATAGACATCTCAGAACAG CAAACACAAGGTGAAGTCAACTGCATGGAGACAAAGTTCTCCAGCACTGACGACACTCAACCACAAGAGGGCGACATG AGCCAGGAGGATCACGGAGACAAGGAGGCTCCTCCACCTAGCAGAGAGAATGGGTCTCCA GTAAAAGCAGGCTCTCTAGGGAGAGACTCCGCAGTGTCCCCTCTCACTGTCACCACGGAAAATGTTACCTCAGCAACCACCACCCAAGTAACCAAG ACAGTGAAAGGGGGTTACTCAGAGACCAGGATTGAGAAAAGGATAATAATCACAGGAGATGATGACGTTGACCAAGATCAG GCACTCGCCATGGCGATCCAGGAAGCCAAGCAGCAGCACCCTGATATGCTGGTGACAAAGGCGGTGGTTGTTAGGGAAACAGAATCTTCAGAGGAGAAACACAGGACGCCGGAGGTGAGTTAA